A window from Lachnoanaerobaculum umeaense encodes these proteins:
- a CDS encoding HD domain-containing protein: MDILEKYFEDIITEINRHHKVTNRKFVYKAYMYAKRKHEKQKPRKTGEPYIMHPLRVAYLVASWGLDTETISAALLHDTLEDTDATYSDLMDTFNNKNLINMVDAVTAIDIELDSKSELTKEEIDRLSDERLKEKMSEKALFIKVADRIDNLQTIGPFKEEKKILKAKHTRAIIIPMMMKERAYQLIDILENLCLEIEHPQRYTEIVTARSAICTHNNYTISKTLKLFSEVFSQKTYASENTNSIEINVIARFDYNTRSAISIYRQINAQANNISTDLPKLLCKKNIAMYDLSLIISDTYCSSTGNTPADAFFGIYSYLLADKDITIIDLGQTTYKDSIYYLLSDNMGNLYRLFVKSETEYMRYKLGRLFDEETVTDFGAAVDGKKIKVYRRDESAMYIEDGATFLDFAFAIHSEVGLHFHYAIVDDNKFKHQAYESINEGDVISIETNPNVLPELRWFKYVKTNRAIDQLIKYFSTNKDSNSKLSENQKE, translated from the coding sequence ATGGATATATTAGAGAAATATTTTGAAGATATTATAACTGAAATCAATAGACACCATAAAGTAACGAATCGAAAATTTGTTTATAAGGCATATATGTATGCTAAAAGAAAGCATGAAAAACAGAAACCGCGTAAAACCGGAGAACCATATATTATGCATCCTCTTAGGGTTGCATACCTTGTAGCTTCATGGGGATTGGATACAGAAACTATTTCTGCTGCATTGCTACACGACACTTTAGAAGACACAGACGCCACCTATTCTGATCTGATGGATACTTTTAATAATAAGAACCTCATAAATATGGTGGACGCTGTCACTGCAATTGATATAGAACTGGATAGTAAGAGTGAATTGACTAAGGAAGAAATTGATAGATTATCTGATGAACGGCTTAAAGAAAAAATGAGTGAAAAGGCTCTCTTTATTAAAGTTGCTGACAGAATCGATAACTTACAGACAATTGGTCCATTTAAAGAAGAGAAAAAAATTCTAAAGGCAAAGCATACTCGTGCAATCATTATACCTATGATGATGAAAGAGAGAGCATATCAACTTATTGATATCCTAGAGAACTTATGCCTTGAGATTGAGCATCCACAACGATATACTGAGATTGTGACTGCCCGCTCAGCCATTTGCACTCACAATAATTATACAATATCAAAAACCCTTAAGTTGTTTTCTGAAGTTTTTTCACAAAAAACCTATGCTTCTGAAAATACAAACAGTATAGAGATTAACGTTATTGCCAGATTTGATTATAATACACGCTCTGCTATCAGCATCTACAGACAGATAAATGCTCAGGCAAACAATATTTCCACTGATTTGCCAAAACTTTTGTGTAAAAAAAACATCGCTATGTACGACCTTTCACTTATCATAAGTGATACTTACTGCTCAAGTACAGGCAATACACCTGCTGATGCCTTCTTTGGCATTTATTCTTATTTACTTGCAGATAAAGATATCACTATAATAGACCTTGGGCAAACCACTTATAAAGACTCAATATATTACCTGCTCTCTGACAATATGGGGAATCTTTACCGACTTTTCGTAAAATCAGAGACTGAATATATGAGATATAAGTTGGGGCGTCTATTTGATGAAGAAACTGTAACTGATTTTGGTGCAGCAGTGGATGGAAAGAAAATTAAGGTATATAGAAGAGATGAATCAGCTATGTATATTGAAGATGGAGCAACCTTCTTAGATTTTGCTTTTGCTATTCATAGTGAGGTAGGTCTTCATTTCCACTATGCAATTGTGGATGACAATAAATTTAAGCATCAAGCCTATGAGTCAATAAACGAAGGAGATGTTATATCTATAGAGACAAATCCTAATGTCTTACCTGAGCTTCGCTGGTTCAAGTATGTAAAAACAAACCGAGCAATTGATCAGCTCATTAAATACTTTTCCACTAATAAAGATAGTAACTCAAAGCTCTCAGAAAACCAAAAGGAGTAA
- a CDS encoding helix-turn-helix domain-containing protein translates to MSMTNINHSDLTSDTKKQPGATGIEDSASTVVANLNKLLEIQNISAKELSEQTNYSESAISKYRTGKQFPPLDFLYKLKILFRISLDDFIFKEINRVDIHAQIPLSAAEKDEKRSYDKFCGTYLVYYLNTSSYKGRDKNTPEESLLYGILTISEDKTNIYEHTYNSIAVLGIKCRDMATQLKKTIDSMKSYYDIDKYISNDESLVKKAYFGDFEFSAEHAFLTLTHDRKDKALIILHRVNSNKKEYIGGMGTINSVSKGREPTPTAQYIALSRYPISLSAEEIHHQLLLSHPTYKADANAKELISLFKKTYQTPDSYEETIKYSEILTDLQKEIIIKVNLERYVKTSLTNNMFRYAKISERDDGAWYDLLKDVSIKSQDNVDIS, encoded by the coding sequence ATGAGTATGACTAATATTAATCATTCAGATTTAACATCTGATACCAAAAAGCAACCAGGGGCAACCGGTATTGAAGATTCTGCCTCGACTGTTGTTGCAAATCTTAACAAGCTATTGGAAATTCAAAACATCAGTGCAAAGGAGCTATCTGAGCAAACTAATTATAGTGAATCTGCTATTTCCAAGTATCGTACCGGAAAGCAATTTCCACCATTGGATTTTCTCTATAAGCTAAAGATTTTATTTAGAATTTCACTTGATGATTTTATTTTCAAGGAGATAAATCGAGTTGATATTCATGCACAGATACCTTTAAGTGCTGCCGAAAAAGACGAAAAAAGATCTTATGACAAATTCTGTGGTACATATCTGGTTTACTATCTTAATACAAGTTCCTATAAAGGGAGGGACAAGAATACTCCTGAAGAATCTTTGCTTTACGGTATTCTTACTATTTCAGAGGATAAAACCAATATTTATGAACACACCTATAATAGTATAGCCGTTCTTGGAATCAAATGCCGTGATATGGCAACTCAGCTAAAAAAAACAATTGATTCTATGAAAAGTTACTATGATATAGATAAGTACATTTCTAATGATGAAAGTTTAGTAAAAAAGGCATATTTTGGAGATTTTGAGTTTTCTGCTGAACATGCCTTCTTAACTCTTACACATGACAGAAAGGATAAAGCACTTATTATTCTGCATCGTGTCAACAGTAACAAGAAAGAATACATAGGCGGTATGGGTACAATCAACTCTGTTTCAAAAGGTCGCGAACCTACACCCACTGCTCAATATATAGCTCTTTCAAGATATCCTATAAGTCTGTCTGCAGAAGAAATCCACCATCAACTTCTTCTAAGTCATCCTACATATAAGGCTGATGCAAATGCAAAAGAACTTATTTCTTTATTCAAAAAAACATATCAAACTCCGGACAGCTATGAAGAAACCATTAAATACTCTGAGATTCTTACAGACCTTCAAAAAGAGATCATTATCAAGGTAAATCTTGAGCGTTATGTAAAAACCAGTCTTACAAATAACATGTTTCGTTATGCAAAAATCAGTGAGCGAGATGATGGAGCTTGGTATGATCTTCTAAAAGATGTATCTATCAAAAGCCAAGATAATGTTGATATATCTTAG
- a CDS encoding metallophosphoesterase family protein yields the protein MRDAILAVTGDTHGEKNRFLNPKEQANKHLKKGDYLFICGDFGYIFNNTCKEREFLEFLANEIPYTICFCDGNHENFEILNSYDISIWNGGKVHIIKSDNSGLPKIIHLMRGQVYEIEGRKIFVFGGGYSIDKAMRTEGKSWWKQEMPNEIEKNEAIENLEAANWSVDYIITHTAPEDTMSIFNLGNTNEKPLNNFLEYLRERTTYLHWYIGHLHRDENVWRGQTVLWYLVRNMDNNMVLD from the coding sequence GTGAGAGATGCTATTTTAGCTGTAACTGGTGATACACATGGTGAAAAAAACAGATTCCTCAATCCTAAAGAACAGGCGAACAAGCATCTAAAAAAAGGTGACTATTTGTTTATTTGTGGAGATTTTGGATACATATTTAATAATACCTGTAAAGAGAGAGAGTTTCTAGAATTTCTTGCCAATGAAATACCATATACTATATGCTTTTGTGATGGGAACCATGAAAATTTTGAAATATTAAACTCATATGATATTTCAATATGGAATGGTGGTAAAGTACATATAATTAAAAGCGACAATTCAGGGCTGCCCAAGATAATACATTTAATGAGAGGCCAAGTATATGAGATAGAGGGTAGAAAGATATTTGTATTTGGTGGTGGCTATAGTATTGATAAGGCAATGAGAACTGAAGGGAAAAGCTGGTGGAAGCAGGAGATGCCAAACGAAATAGAAAAAAATGAGGCAATAGAGAATCTTGAAGCAGCAAATTGGAGTGTGGATTATATAATTACGCACACCGCACCTGAAGATACAATGTCTATTTTTAATTTGGGAAATACTAATGAAAAGCCATTAAATAATTTTTTAGAGTATTTAAGAGAAAGAACAACATATTTACATTGGTATATAGGGCATCTTCATAGAGATGAGAATGTATGGAGAGGACAAACGGTTCTGTGGTATTTGGTGCGTAATATGGATAATAATATGGTATTGGATTGA
- a CDS encoding ATP-binding protein, protein MFLEEITGDIKPESDKLECKEVLNREDVVGWLKSIAGFANASGGDFYIGVEDKTNKLIGFDRKAADNERNYFNNQVNEHLTPRPQMKISFLSYEMRGNERFIIKVSIEESNIKPVILKYKNIPAIFMRRDGFTNGATYEEIIDMSVRSKNTQYDILISDIKYNPENFSMLREFYKKYNNGKTLKDKALQSLGFFNEEDYLSNGAVLFQDDYKGNKTDVQCSVFSGSNRGSDRVVTINRFKGNVIASISYIIDFVNQRMNHSIIKLDEGRVDIDSYPARALFEGVINAIAHRDYYLDGTQIQVDMFKDRLEISSPGGFYRGDKFGKTYDLSKIISKRRNEVISGVLVLCNVMEAAGTGFDKIVEEYKSADEAHKPYIYSKSDHFTLVLPDLTYDRGIENNDVPNISFQPVPQGTELDKKVLSFCYHRAHKVSEIVEYLGISDSTYFRKKVLANLEKNGYLEKSKLSRAAFYKTNHSMVSIE, encoded by the coding sequence ATGTTTTTGGAGGAGATAACAGGTGATATAAAGCCGGAAAGTGATAAGCTTGAGTGTAAAGAAGTTTTAAACAGAGAAGATGTTGTTGGTTGGCTTAAAAGCATTGCCGGATTTGCAAATGCATCAGGTGGGGATTTCTATATCGGAGTTGAGGATAAGACGAATAAACTGATAGGTTTTGACAGGAAAGCAGCTGATAATGAAAGAAATTATTTTAATAATCAGGTAAATGAGCATTTGACACCAAGACCACAAATGAAAATTTCGTTTTTGAGTTATGAGATGCGTGGAAATGAACGATTTATAATAAAGGTTAGTATAGAGGAATCTAATATAAAGCCCGTAATTCTAAAATATAAAAATATTCCGGCTATTTTTATGAGGCGTGACGGATTTACGAATGGAGCAACTTATGAAGAAATCATAGATATGAGTGTAAGAAGTAAAAATACACAATATGATATCTTAATATCTGACATTAAATATAATCCTGAAAATTTTTCAATGCTTAGAGAGTTCTATAAGAAATATAATAATGGTAAGACTTTGAAAGATAAGGCATTACAGTCATTAGGATTTTTTAATGAAGAAGATTATTTGTCTAACGGTGCAGTTTTATTTCAAGATGATTATAAGGGTAACAAAACCGATGTACAGTGCTCCGTATTTTCCGGATCAAATAGGGGAAGCGACAGAGTCGTTACCATTAATCGCTTTAAAGGGAATGTAATAGCGAGTATAAGTTATATTATTGACTTTGTAAATCAAAGAATGAATCATAGTATTATAAAGCTGGATGAAGGTAGGGTAGATATTGATTCATATCCGGCAAGAGCCCTATTTGAAGGTGTAATAAATGCAATTGCTCATAGAGATTATTATCTGGACGGAACACAAATTCAAGTCGATATGTTTAAGGACAGATTGGAAATATCATCACCCGGAGGTTTTTACAGAGGTGATAAATTTGGAAAAACGTATGATTTATCTAAAATTATTTCAAAGAGAAGAAATGAAGTAATATCAGGAGTTTTAGTTTTATGTAATGTAATGGAGGCGGCAGGTACAGGCTTTGATAAGATAGTAGAGGAGTATAAGTCGGCGGATGAAGCACATAAGCCGTATATTTATTCAAAGTCCGATCACTTTACATTAGTATTGCCGGATTTAACATATGATAGAGGTATTGAAAATAATGATGTACCGAATATTAGCTTTCAGCCTGTTCCGCAAGGGACGGAGCTTGATAAAAAGGTACTGTCATTTTGTTATCATAGAGCACATAAGGTTTCTGAGATAGTGGAATACTTGGGAATCAGTGATTCAACATATTTTAGAAAGAAAGTTTTGGCTAATCTTGAAAAAAACGGGTATTTAGAAAAGAGTAAGTTATCAAGAGCGGCGTTTTATAAGACAAATCATAGCATGGTAAGTATTGAATGA
- a CDS encoding TetR/AcrR family transcriptional regulator: MAAAKRLSEAERKKEIMDSATKVIAAKGLGKATMEDIIAGTTLSKGGVYHYYGNVKEIFKDIMISGIDYRNNIIKEHLVECEKGGESKFMAKQLVDKVIDNNPLTPLYVEFLIEKKRNPELNNIMEELQEQTKERFKAIWSNDSGWLFDPQIFQFVTDFMNALILASDVLDARENFKKNRQHLEAIFTYLFEQVKEKMDGSL; encoded by the coding sequence ATGGCTGCTGCGAAGAGGCTTAGTGAGGCTGAAAGAAAAAAAGAAATTATGGATTCAGCCACAAAAGTAATTGCCGCAAAGGGCTTAGGAAAGGCAACTATGGAAGACATCATCGCGGGAACAACTTTATCAAAAGGAGGAGTGTATCACTACTATGGGAACGTAAAAGAAATCTTTAAAGACATTATGATAAGCGGGATTGATTACAGAAACAATATCATTAAGGAGCATTTGGTTGAATGTGAAAAGGGTGGTGAGAGTAAGTTTATGGCAAAACAGTTGGTTGATAAAGTCATAGACAACAATCCTTTAACGCCTCTTTATGTTGAGTTTTTGATAGAGAAAAAAAGAAATCCCGAACTGAATAATATTATGGAAGAGCTTCAAGAACAGACAAAGGAAAGATTTAAAGCGATATGGAGTAATGACTCAGGATGGTTGTTTGATCCTCAAATTTTTCAGTTTGTTACCGATTTTATGAATGCTCTGATACTGGCTTCGGATGTACTGGATGCAAGAGAAAATTTCAAAAAGAACAGACAGCATTTGGAAGCAATATTTACTTACTTATTTGAACAAGTAAAGGAGAAAATGGATGGGAGTTTATAA